The Enteractinococcus fodinae genome has a segment encoding these proteins:
- a CDS encoding GntR family transcriptional regulator, whose amino-acid sequence MYTDKGKLLTQEWFALHDQALVRVATTPRQGRIRVNDVSGTKKTSVESTLHQIRQMIVDGELLPGEKVHQAELAVKLNLSRIPVREALSSLHAEGVLVYKPNVGFTVARFKSSDLVEIYLMRRLLETALIRSIDLSAVDTDELSALNQQLAMVSADDTHGEFQERNQRFHFRFFEYSDLALVRKEVERLWYMSTFYRSLYIQERGSLSQIIADHERIIQAIRDQDVEAVIQASDDHRGATEVTTLRRFG is encoded by the coding sequence ATGTACACAGACAAGGGCAAGCTTTTGACGCAGGAATGGTTCGCGTTACATGACCAAGCGCTGGTTCGCGTTGCGACGACCCCAAGGCAAGGGAGAATTAGAGTGAACGATGTGAGTGGGACGAAGAAGACGAGTGTTGAAAGCACCCTTCACCAGATCCGACAAATGATTGTCGATGGTGAGCTACTTCCTGGCGAGAAAGTGCACCAGGCGGAGTTAGCGGTGAAGCTCAACCTGTCGCGGATACCGGTGCGCGAGGCCTTATCCTCGCTTCACGCAGAAGGTGTCCTCGTGTACAAACCTAACGTGGGGTTCACGGTGGCGCGCTTCAAAAGTTCGGATCTGGTCGAAATCTATCTCATGCGTCGCCTATTGGAGACGGCCCTGATTCGTTCCATCGATCTCTCAGCGGTCGACACCGATGAGCTTTCCGCCTTGAATCAGCAACTCGCAATGGTCTCCGCAGACGACACGCATGGAGAGTTTCAAGAGAGAAATCAAAGATTTCATTTCCGCTTTTTTGAATATTCGGATTTGGCGTTAGTCCGAAAGGAAGTAGAGCGGTTATGGTACATGTCCACGTTTTATCGCTCGCTCTACATTCAAGAGCGTGGCTCGCTGTCCCAAATTATTGCTGATCATGAGCGCATCATTCAGGCGATTCGAGACCAGGATGTCGAGGCCGTGATTCAGGCCAGTGACGACCATCGAGGAGCAACTGAAGTAACGACCCTTCGTCGCTTTGGTTAA
- a CDS encoding acyl-CoA dehydrogenase family protein — translation MRLPPTTLTDAERSLQLEVRTYLDERLPEGSYALGLGMAAGVDPEFSKDLGAQGWLGMALPTEYGGHSRSAVERLVVVEELLRRGAPVGYHWIADRQSGPNIAANGTEEQKQKYLPGIARGELSFSIGMSEADSGSDLASVRTRAEAVDGGWKVNGTKIWTSGAHKATQILSLFRTSDERHGGLTQFIVDRDTPGVTVNPIPFIDGTSDFCEVVFEDAFIPDEQRLGEVGAGWGQNTSELALERGGVDRWITPMPILEHWVANQIKEAGPVAEDQLGSIVARCWAFRGMSLSIARLVDQGYSPVHEAALVKEMATRFEQECVRTVSQWLGRPPQHDAEDPYERLLAQACLVAPSWSIRGGTNEILRNVISKGLTRK, via the coding sequence ATGCGCTTACCACCCACCACGTTGACGGATGCGGAACGCTCCCTTCAACTCGAGGTGCGGACTTACCTCGATGAACGCCTACCAGAGGGGTCCTACGCACTAGGCCTCGGCATGGCCGCGGGAGTGGACCCGGAGTTTTCGAAAGATCTCGGCGCTCAAGGTTGGCTCGGAATGGCGTTGCCGACCGAATACGGCGGTCACAGCAGAAGCGCTGTCGAACGACTCGTGGTCGTGGAAGAGCTCCTCCGTCGCGGAGCGCCCGTCGGGTATCACTGGATCGCCGACCGCCAGTCCGGTCCGAACATCGCCGCAAACGGCACGGAAGAGCAAAAACAGAAATACCTGCCGGGGATTGCACGCGGTGAGCTGTCGTTCTCCATTGGTATGAGCGAAGCTGATTCCGGTTCTGATCTAGCCTCAGTACGTACCCGAGCCGAAGCGGTCGACGGCGGATGGAAGGTCAACGGCACAAAGATTTGGACCAGCGGGGCACATAAGGCCACCCAAATCCTGTCGCTATTCCGCACTTCAGATGAGCGCCACGGAGGTCTGACACAGTTCATCGTTGACCGTGACACTCCGGGCGTAACAGTCAATCCAATTCCTTTCATCGACGGCACGTCCGATTTTTGTGAAGTTGTATTCGAAGACGCTTTCATCCCTGACGAGCAGCGCTTAGGCGAAGTCGGTGCGGGCTGGGGCCAAAACACCAGCGAACTTGCGCTCGAACGTGGCGGAGTGGATCGCTGGATCACCCCGATGCCCATCCTGGAGCACTGGGTAGCCAACCAAATTAAGGAAGCCGGACCGGTAGCAGAGGATCAGTTGGGCTCCATCGTGGCGCGTTGCTGGGCATTCCGGGGAATGTCGTTATCTATTGCTCGACTCGTGGACCAGGGCTACTCCCCCGTCCACGAAGCCGCGTTAGTCAAAGAGATGGCTACTCGCTTTGAGCAAGAATGCGTCCGGACCGTATCGCAGTGGCTAGGACGTCCACCGCAGCACGACGCTGAAGACCCCTATGAACGTCTCCTTGCGCAAGCCTGCCTGGTGGCTCCATCGTGGTCCATTCGCGGTGGCACAAATGAAATCCTGCGCAACGTAATCTCGAAAGGACTGACCCGGAAGTGA
- a CDS encoding acyl-CoA dehydrogenase family protein: MTVVDQDLQDLIEQFFNKTITPGVRSNADEGAWPQDVWQEAEALELNTLGLDEDFGGAGGSFLEALEVAMAIGRYAAPLPWAENFLARWVAGVAEADLPEGPAVCLVVNEEANHGFSDNRISGTWRDVSWAPAAESFVVVKTANDQTEIAIVARNDVELQEGRDIAGQPKAHVGIDVSGASRFAAPLTQGQFKRRSLLVYSALMAGAMDGAFEMTQQYITERHQFGRPLAAFQSVQQHLVTLAQAASMSALSIQRAALSEETVDADDEAIAAAIAVRYHVDLAASAAHQAHGAMGMTREYGLQHLTRRLWLWRSHGASDTELKQLMAKSAMDNGNIMGLISRA, encoded by the coding sequence GTGACTGTTGTCGATCAGGATCTGCAAGATCTCATTGAACAATTTTTCAACAAGACCATCACCCCTGGCGTGCGGAGCAACGCAGATGAGGGGGCATGGCCCCAGGACGTGTGGCAGGAAGCTGAAGCGCTTGAGCTCAACACCCTTGGGCTGGACGAAGACTTCGGCGGCGCCGGCGGGTCCTTCCTGGAAGCACTAGAGGTCGCTATGGCGATAGGGCGTTATGCCGCACCGCTGCCGTGGGCTGAGAATTTCTTGGCTCGCTGGGTCGCGGGAGTGGCCGAAGCTGATCTTCCTGAGGGGCCAGCCGTGTGTCTAGTGGTTAATGAAGAGGCCAATCATGGCTTCTCCGACAACCGGATCTCAGGCACTTGGCGAGATGTCTCCTGGGCACCCGCTGCCGAATCGTTCGTCGTGGTGAAGACTGCGAATGACCAGACCGAAATTGCCATTGTCGCTCGCAACGATGTCGAACTTCAAGAGGGCCGTGACATTGCTGGCCAGCCAAAAGCACACGTCGGCATCGATGTTTCAGGAGCGAGCCGCTTCGCAGCCCCGCTGACACAAGGTCAATTCAAGCGTCGGTCGCTCTTGGTCTATTCCGCGCTGATGGCAGGTGCCATGGATGGGGCCTTCGAAATGACGCAACAGTACATTACTGAGCGGCACCAATTCGGTCGGCCACTTGCGGCGTTCCAATCCGTACAGCAACATCTGGTCACACTGGCCCAAGCCGCGTCCATGAGTGCTCTTTCCATACAGCGCGCGGCGCTGAGCGAGGAGACCGTTGACGCCGACGACGAGGCAATCGCCGCAGCAATTGCTGTTCGTTACCACGTCGATCTCGCTGCGAGCGCCGCGCATCAGGCCCACGGGGCCATGGGCATGACTCGCGAGTATGGGCTCCAGCATTTGACGCGTCGGTTGTGGCTATGGCGTTCCCATGGAGCCTCCGATACCGAGCTGAAACAACTGATGGCCAAGAGCGCTATGGACAACGGAAATATTATGGGGCTCATTTCTCGCGCCTAA
- a CDS encoding enoyl-CoA hydratase/isomerase family protein, whose product MTEPVRIDQQGHVGIIEFSRPPVNYFDYEMMHAICNAADELIDNHGSRAIVLCSTGKHFCAGADFSGDGIGDNRVAVTDKIYEEAIRLFGVRVPIIAAIQGAAVGGGLGVACAADFRIGTPSSRLHANFSSLGFHPGFGLSVSLPQILGHQKALEVFYASPRLKGEEAYEIGLLDRLVDEEDLRNEAVVFAQRIAEQAPLAVQSIKKTLRGDLPERVREVLERERAEQARLWETQDSDEGIAAAQERRTPQFIGG is encoded by the coding sequence GTGACCGAACCGGTAAGAATCGATCAACAAGGGCACGTCGGTATCATCGAATTTAGCCGACCTCCCGTGAACTATTTTGACTACGAGATGATGCACGCCATCTGCAACGCAGCAGATGAGCTCATTGATAACCACGGAAGCCGGGCCATCGTGCTGTGTTCAACCGGCAAGCACTTCTGCGCCGGAGCGGACTTCAGTGGCGATGGTATCGGGGATAACCGGGTAGCTGTCACCGACAAAATTTACGAGGAAGCGATCCGGCTGTTTGGCGTCCGGGTGCCAATCATTGCGGCGATCCAGGGAGCCGCGGTCGGTGGCGGGCTCGGTGTAGCCTGTGCCGCCGACTTCCGAATCGGTACACCCTCCTCGCGACTCCACGCCAATTTCTCCTCGCTCGGTTTCCACCCGGGCTTCGGTTTAAGCGTCAGCTTGCCTCAGATTCTTGGTCACCAAAAGGCCCTGGAAGTTTTCTATGCCTCGCCACGGCTCAAAGGCGAAGAAGCATACGAAATTGGGCTGCTCGACAGACTGGTAGACGAAGAGGACCTTCGCAATGAAGCAGTCGTTTTTGCGCAGCGTATCGCTGAGCAGGCCCCGCTGGCCGTGCAATCTATCAAGAAGACTCTTCGAGGTGACCTGCCAGAACGAGTACGCGAAGTCCTAGAACGGGAACGCGCCGAGCAAGCACGCCTCTGGGAGACCCAGGACTCCGACGAAGGCATCGCTGCGGCGCAAGAACGCCGCACCCCACAATTCATCGGGGGCTAA
- a CDS encoding nitroreductase → MTSSQPEQSATGVLSTPFSDLMHARYSVRHFTDEPVTEEQLTAVLEVAQRTPSWSNTQTWQVHVLTGEVLTEVGNRLRTEVTKRTPEKITGPDLALPKRFNDLELQRRRVTGYGRYASLSIDRDDHVARFEAALDNYDFFGAPVGLVITSNREVGPYGWVDTGSYIASLQYAAWEFGLGACALGSIGMHADLIHRYLGLDDQVDVVAGMALGHPDHAAPGNSYRTERAPLSEVVTQVERLHD, encoded by the coding sequence ATGACCTCATCTCAGCCTGAGCAATCAGCCACCGGTGTCCTCAGCACGCCGTTTTCGGATCTGATGCACGCGCGCTACAGCGTTCGCCATTTCACCGACGAACCTGTCACCGAAGAGCAACTGACCGCTGTGCTGGAAGTGGCCCAGCGGACGCCGTCCTGGTCGAATACCCAGACGTGGCAGGTGCATGTTCTGACCGGTGAGGTCCTTACGGAAGTCGGCAATCGGCTCAGGACCGAAGTCACGAAACGCACCCCGGAGAAAATCACCGGGCCAGATCTTGCCTTGCCCAAGCGCTTCAACGACCTGGAACTCCAGCGTCGTCGAGTCACCGGCTATGGCCGGTACGCCTCTTTGAGTATTGATCGCGACGATCACGTAGCTCGATTCGAGGCAGCGCTGGATAACTACGACTTCTTCGGCGCCCCCGTGGGGTTGGTCATCACCTCGAACCGTGAGGTCGGACCGTACGGCTGGGTCGACACCGGTTCATATATTGCATCCTTGCAATATGCTGCCTGGGAGTTCGGGTTGGGAGCGTGTGCGCTCGGATCGATCGGCATGCACGCTGATCTCATCCATCGGTACCTTGGGCTCGATGACCAGGTCGACGTGGTCGCGGGTATGGCCCTGGGTCATCCCGATCATGCGGCGCCGGGGAATTCCTACCGCACCGAGCGTGCACCGTTATCGGAAGTTGTCACCCAGGTCGAGCGTCTCCACGACTAA
- a CDS encoding crotonase/enoyl-CoA hydratase family protein produces MSTTANVQETSVDSEVLTEIRGNVLIITMNRPAAKNAATEAMAKDMAKILDDFEANDELFVAVLTGAAQTFCSGMDLKGFVRGERPSVEGRGFLAITEQPPTKPIIAAVEGYALAGGFETMLACDLVVAAETAKFGIPEVKRGLAAAAGGLLTLPSRTHRAIAMEMALTGDIYSAEFGHAHGFVNQLVPEGEAVEAALKLAEKIAANGPLAVRASKRVIVESSEWDESEKFAKQSEILDPIFTSKDAKEGASAFAEKRAPQWTGS; encoded by the coding sequence ATGTCTACAACCGCAAATGTTCAAGAGACCTCCGTTGACAGTGAAGTGCTAACCGAGATCCGCGGCAACGTCCTCATCATTACGATGAATCGCCCGGCAGCCAAAAACGCTGCCACCGAGGCGATGGCCAAGGACATGGCCAAAATCCTCGATGATTTTGAAGCCAACGATGAACTGTTCGTGGCCGTACTGACGGGTGCAGCTCAGACGTTCTGTTCAGGAATGGACCTCAAAGGCTTTGTGCGAGGCGAACGGCCCTCCGTGGAAGGCCGCGGCTTTTTGGCTATCACCGAGCAGCCACCAACGAAACCAATCATCGCGGCCGTCGAGGGGTATGCACTCGCGGGTGGTTTCGAAACTATGCTGGCTTGTGACCTCGTTGTCGCAGCAGAAACCGCAAAATTTGGCATCCCCGAGGTCAAACGCGGCCTGGCAGCTGCTGCCGGCGGTCTGCTAACTTTGCCTTCGCGTACCCACCGTGCCATTGCAATGGAAATGGCACTGACCGGAGATATCTACAGTGCCGAATTCGGACACGCGCACGGTTTCGTCAACCAACTGGTACCCGAGGGTGAAGCAGTCGAGGCGGCTCTGAAGTTGGCAGAGAAGATTGCAGCAAATGGACCACTAGCGGTCCGCGCCTCGAAACGCGTCATCGTAGAGTCGAGCGAATGGGATGAAAGCGAAAAATTCGCCAAGCAGTCTGAGATTCTCGACCCAATCTTCACTTCGAAGGACGCTAAAGAAGGCGCATCCGCCTTCGCCGAGAAGCGAGCACCTCAGTGGACAGGAAGCTAA
- the dctP gene encoding TRAP transporter substrate-binding protein DctP, which translates to MDGTRTRKFVKLSAGAAALALVLAGCGGNAEGEDNGAAAEDTGFEYDAPQEEVNAIVEDLEPVTITFQPSAASQNSVMAPAGTVFKDIVEERSNGKITVDIVWGQAIAGYDEVHDALADGRLDVAYTLPVYQPDEFPALNDLGTAMAGLSSSPFVGELVNNAVGNELGWQNESLLQSYEEKGLTPLTALAASGGYYTVCSDPVEDVDDWNGTQVRIASTAQSAQVSELGGTPVSMEYAETFEALQRGTVDCTLGQLVPSAEGGIFEVAPHLGYTTDHSFSRAPGAYLAGSSFQDLPLAYQQIIFDSNRFASAGGMQAVIGGNAEAVAQAKEAGGEVTAFTDEVQQQIGSYAEELTEEAVQNGQIDEDIVSLIAEYEEQWTTKIEELGYTDEGTTADFDEWYDEDTDYMDYAIATYEDSEAMNFRPE; encoded by the coding sequence ATGGATGGAACCAGAACAAGGAAATTTGTAAAGCTGTCTGCTGGGGCTGCGGCATTAGCGCTGGTGCTAGCAGGCTGCGGCGGCAATGCCGAAGGTGAAGACAATGGGGCTGCTGCGGAGGACACTGGCTTCGAATACGATGCTCCACAGGAAGAAGTCAACGCCATTGTAGAAGACTTAGAGCCTGTCACGATCACGTTCCAGCCTTCCGCAGCATCCCAGAACTCGGTGATGGCGCCGGCCGGGACGGTGTTCAAAGACATCGTTGAGGAGCGGTCGAACGGCAAGATTACCGTAGATATCGTCTGGGGTCAGGCGATAGCCGGCTACGACGAAGTGCACGATGCACTGGCCGACGGTCGGCTAGATGTGGCTTATACTCTGCCGGTCTATCAGCCGGATGAATTCCCAGCGCTTAATGATCTAGGCACTGCAATGGCAGGACTTTCGTCTTCGCCGTTTGTAGGGGAACTGGTGAATAACGCGGTGGGTAATGAACTCGGCTGGCAAAATGAAAGCTTGCTCCAGTCTTATGAGGAAAAAGGGCTCACGCCATTGACCGCGTTAGCAGCTTCTGGTGGGTATTACACGGTGTGTTCAGATCCGGTCGAAGACGTGGATGATTGGAACGGAACACAAGTCCGCATCGCTTCGACCGCACAATCTGCCCAAGTGAGCGAGCTTGGGGGGACCCCGGTATCGATGGAGTATGCCGAGACATTTGAAGCCCTGCAGCGCGGTACGGTGGATTGCACCTTAGGTCAGCTCGTGCCGTCGGCCGAAGGTGGTATTTTCGAAGTCGCTCCGCATCTGGGGTACACCACAGACCACAGCTTCTCTCGAGCACCGGGTGCTTATCTCGCGGGCTCAAGTTTCCAAGATCTGCCATTGGCCTATCAACAGATCATCTTCGACAGTAACCGATTCGCTTCGGCTGGTGGCATGCAGGCCGTGATTGGCGGCAACGCCGAGGCAGTTGCTCAGGCGAAAGAAGCCGGTGGTGAGGTCACTGCATTTACTGACGAGGTACAACAACAGATCGGTTCCTATGCCGAAGAGCTGACCGAAGAAGCGGTCCAGAACGGTCAGATTGATGAAGATATCGTCTCCCTGATCGCCGAATATGAAGAGCAGTGGACCACAAAGATTGAAGAGCTCGGTTACACCGATGAGGGTACGACTGCGGACTTCGACGAATGGTATGACGAAGACACCGACTACATGGACTACGCTATCGCTACATACGAAGACAGCGAAGCCATGAACTTCCGCCCTGAGTGA
- a CDS encoding acyl-CoA thioesterase: MSETIMDYPLRTHDKLRFSDTDKQGHINNAVYSTFYETGRTQTFEEAHKAADNDDCEFVIAQITIQYLAETHWPGTVEIGTRIKRVGNSSLVLEQAIFSNGNLCSTGESICVQINTASRKSQPFDDALRNYFESLMEN; the protein is encoded by the coding sequence ATGAGCGAAACAATTATGGACTACCCCCTACGCACTCACGACAAGCTCCGCTTCTCGGATACAGACAAACAAGGTCACATCAATAACGCCGTATACTCGACTTTCTACGAAACCGGCCGGACCCAAACATTCGAAGAGGCTCACAAGGCTGCAGACAACGACGACTGCGAATTTGTCATCGCCCAAATCACGATCCAGTATCTTGCGGAGACGCACTGGCCGGGGACCGTCGAGATAGGAACGCGAATCAAACGGGTCGGCAATAGCTCGCTCGTACTCGAGCAGGCAATATTCAGCAACGGAAACCTCTGCTCCACCGGCGAGTCAATCTGCGTGCAAATCAATACCGCATCACGCAAATCTCAGCCCTTTGACGACGCGCTTCGCAACTACTTCGAAAGCCTCATGGAGAACTAG
- a CDS encoding crotonase/enoyl-CoA hydratase family protein — translation MTETATNGNVTLTIEDRLAHVQLNRPEKLNSLTRDVFADLVEMGQRLMTDPDVACVVITGAGRAFCAGLDLSAFDEMKSGERNPAVALGERLGSARALGQKAVHVWSLLEIPVIAGVQGVAFGGGLQIALGADIRVMAPDTKVSMMEINWGLAPDMGGTQLLPQLVGPSQAKYLTFTGEVISGTRCGEIGMADEVTENAVDRALELGREIADKSRSALVWAKKLIDMAATDSLDKGFDAEQDAIAELMGGPEQVEAVDKRMAQLQARKKERV, via the coding sequence ATGACGGAAACTGCGACGAACGGCAATGTGACCCTGACGATTGAGGACCGCCTAGCCCATGTTCAGCTCAATCGGCCGGAGAAGCTGAATTCACTCACTAGGGACGTCTTTGCCGACCTTGTAGAGATGGGGCAGCGGCTCATGACTGACCCGGACGTCGCTTGTGTCGTCATCACGGGCGCCGGGCGCGCCTTCTGTGCCGGACTCGATCTGAGTGCGTTCGATGAAATGAAGTCGGGAGAGCGAAACCCCGCCGTGGCTCTGGGCGAGCGCCTCGGATCCGCTCGCGCTCTCGGCCAGAAGGCCGTGCATGTATGGTCCCTTCTTGAGATTCCTGTCATCGCTGGCGTACAAGGTGTCGCTTTCGGTGGCGGACTCCAGATTGCACTCGGCGCCGACATTCGCGTGATGGCACCAGATACGAAGGTCTCGATGATGGAGATTAACTGGGGGCTGGCACCGGATATGGGTGGCACACAACTGTTGCCACAGCTGGTTGGGCCCTCCCAAGCGAAGTACCTAACCTTTACCGGCGAGGTCATCAGCGGGACTCGCTGTGGTGAGATCGGCATGGCAGACGAAGTCACGGAGAACGCCGTCGATCGTGCACTCGAGCTTGGCAGGGAAATCGCCGATAAATCTCGAAGTGCACTGGTTTGGGCGAAAAAACTCATCGACATGGCTGCAACCGATTCGCTCGACAAGGGCTTCGACGCAGAACAAGACGCAATAGCCGAACTCATGGGCGGCCCGGAGCAGGTTGAGGCCGTCGATAAACGGATGGCGCAGTTACAGGCACGCAAGAAAGAACGCGTCTAA